The genomic DNA CGCCTGGAGCGGGCTGATCATCGTCGCTGAGAATTACCTGTGGTGCGCCGAGAAGGGGAAACTGATCGGCATCGCGCTGACGCTCGGCTTGCTGGCAAACATTCTGCTCAATCGGCTGCTGCTGCCGACGATGGGGCTATACGGAGCGATGCTTGCCACGGCGATCGCCAACCTCGTCGTGCTACTGATGGTGCTCTACTTTATGTCGACCCAAGGGTTTGTATTCGATCGCTCGATCGGCTTCGCTTTGATCTTGCCGGCGACGCTGCTGGCCGGGCCGTATTTTGCGCTGCTGGCGATCGCTGCGGTGATGGCGACTAGTTTGCACACGCAGCGTTACCTGGGAGAAGTGCTGGCCGAATTCCGCCAGCACGCTCTCAAATTGCATTCGCGTCTGGCGAACTCAAGCCTTGCGAATCTTTTCACGCCCCGACTTCACTCCTGAGGTCGCGTTCCGCGTGTCGACGATCAGAGATGAGTGTTCGACGATGAAGTCGTAATCGTAGGCGGAGTGATCGGTCGCGATCAGCACGCAATCCTGTTGGCTCAAGAATTCGGCGGTCAGTTCTTGGCTGGCCATCTCGGGCAGATCATGGTGCCGCATCTTGGGCAACTCAGGGACATGCGGATCGTTGTAGGTTAGATCGGCGCCGCGCTGCAGCAAGATTTCCATCAGCGTGAAGGAAGGGCTTTCGCGAGGATCGTCGACATCCTTTTTATAGGCGACGCCAAGCATGCAGATCTTGCTCCCCTTGATCGGCTTGCCGACTTCGTTCAGGAATTCGCTGGTCCGGTTGATCACATAGGTTGGCATCGACGAATTGACTTCACCAGCCAGTTCGATGAACCGGGTGTTGAGTCCCTGTTTGCGAGCTAACCAGCTGAGGTAAAACGGATCGATCGGGATGCAGTGGCCGCCGAGCCCCGGTCCGGGATAGAAGGCTTGGAAACCGAAGGGCTTCGTTTTCGCAGCGTTGATCACCGACCAGACGTCGATTCCCATCGAATCGAACAGGACTTTCAGTTCGTTGACCAGGGCGATGTTGACCGCACGATAGATGTTCTCGAGCACCTTGGCCGCTTCGGCGATCTCGCAGTTGTCGACAGGGATCGTTCCGGCAACGGCTTTGTTGTAGAGAGCGCAAGCGAGGTCGCGGCTGGGAATGTCGATACCGCCGACCACTTTAGGGATTCCGGCAGCGGAGAAGGTTGGATTTCCAGGGTCTTCGCGTTCGGGGCTGTAGGCAACGTAAAAGTCGACGCCAGCCTTGAGTCCGGACGTTTCCAAGATCGGCACCATCACGTCGCGAGTGGTGGTCGGGTAGGTCGTGCTTTCCAGGATCACGATTTGCCCGGGCCGCAGATGTGCGGCGATCGTGCGAGCTGTCGATTCTACAAACGACAGGTCGGGATCGCGGGCTTCATCCAACGGCGTGGGGACACAGATCAGCAGCGCGTCGGTCTCCGCCAGTTTGCTAGCGTCGACTGTCGCTGAGAAATTGGCATCTGAATACCACTTGGTAATTTTTTCATCGGCGATGTGCTTGATGTAGCTCTTCTTCGACTCCAGCGACTCAATTTTTCGCTCGTCGACATCAAACCCAAGGCAGCGAAAACCAGCTGACGAGAAGGCATCGATCAACGGCAAGCCGACATATCCGAGTCCCAGAACGCCAACGTAAGCGGTCCCTTGCTCGATGCGTTGCATTAATTCGTCGTAGTTATTTTTCATCGCGTGGTGCTGTCAGTTGGAAAGGGAATGGTCGGAGGAACGGGCACGAAACAATGCGGTTTGCTAGCGTTGCCGCTAGCGTGGCGATGCGATTTCGGCCGCTGTGCAATTTTGATTTCAACGTAGGATAGGCATTCAGGCCTTTCAGCTGCAAGCGAAATCGCTAGCGGGCGGGTATCTGTGCTCGCATAAATCGTGACTGCAGATAAATGCAGCTTTGTGCGCAGGTGAAAAATGCCGTTTGAAGCTGGTTTACGCTAGGTCAGGTCACAGCTGAGACGAACACGTAGCGTTTTAATATAGGAATACCCGCATCATCGCTAGCAAAAGCCTTAAGTCGAAAATCAAGCTTTCTCCACAGAGGCTATTTCAGTAGAGTTCCGCATCGACTAACCAAAATGGGCTCGCGCTAGCCAGCTAATTCGTCCGTCTTTAATTCTGCCGAGAAGCAACGTGCAAAGAGAATCCGCCCCCCGGCTGTCGGAAACCGAACAAGGAAGCGATGAATTTCCGGTGGCCGATGCAATACATGCGGCGCTGCGTTTCCTTAGGATGCTTCGCAGGAAGAAGCAATACATCGCGTTTTCGCTTCTAGTCACATGTGCTTTGGGGGCGTTTTATTACCTGACGGCGGACAAGGTATATGAAGCGAAGGCGCAACTGTTGGTGACGCAGACCAGTCCTGACATGCTCAACGCTGGCGTCTCATCGAATCTGACCAACGATGCATTGGTAGCAACTCACGAGCGATTGATTGAGAGTTCGGTTGTTCTCGGCGGTGCGTTAGATCGAATTCGCAAGCTTGATAACGAGTTGAAGATCGACCTCGTGGGCGTGTCGGAAGAGAAGTGGAAAGATTTACTGCGTAGCAATCTCTCTGCAAGTGCGGCGCGACGGACCAGTATCATTGAGCTTTCTTATCGATCCAAATCGACGCTCGCCGCGCGGGCTGTACTCGAAGCTGTCGTAGAGTCGTATCTCGAGTTTATCGACACCAGTCACAAAGATGTCTCGGTCGAGATCGCGACGATTCTCAAGGACGAGCTGCGAGAGAAGGAACACGACCTCAAAGCGAAACAAGAGGAGTGGGTTCAGGTGAGTCGCGAGGCAGGCGATCTTGGTCTGCGCAGCGGAAGCAACGTCGTTCATCCACTGGTCCAACGGGCGGTGAAGATGAACGACATTTTGGTCGCCGCTAGGGAAAAGCGATTAAAGCTTCAGGCGTCGAAAGTGGCAGTGAAACATGCGATCCAAACCGGTGGCGATCTGCGACAGTATTTGGTCGAACTGGAACCGACGATCGGCCGCGAACTAATGCTCAACGGACTCGGTATGAGTCCACGTTTTGCCCAGGTTAACGATCAGATTGAACAGAAGTTACTTGCCGATCGAGCCCTGTTGGAATCGCAAGCCAAGCACTTAGGTCCGGTGCATCCGAAGATTCAGATGCTGCAGCAGAAGATCGCCGATTCCGAGCGTTACTTGGCCGAATACCGAGCGAAAATAAATGCCGCCAACGGGCCTGACCAAGAACAACAGCTCGGTGATATGCTGCTGTCGATGATCAGTGAAGCACTTGCTGAGACGCAAGCAAATGAAGAACAGCTGGAGCGGGAGTACGCGGTCGCGGAAGCTGAAGCGGTTACGTTGAACAGCCGCATGACCTCACTGCAATTGGTCGAAAACGAACTGCAGCGGCTGCGCAATTGGCACGATACATTGTTGAATCAAATCGCCAACATCGACCTGCAAACCGAGGGAGGCGACATCCGGGTTTCCGTGGTTGGTGAACCTGTCGCGTCTCCCGGTGCGGTCGCTCCCCGCCTTAAAATAATCGGGTTGTTAAGTATTTTTGCAGGCTGCGGAATCGGGATTGCGATTGCGTATGTGACCGATCTGCTCGAGGATCGCTTTCAATCGCCTGACGAACTGCAGGAACAGGTTGGCGTTTCGGTGATCGCTATGATCCAGAGTTTAAATGGATCCGGGGAAGCGGGAGGCCAGAACCTGCATATGTTTACAAATCCCAAGAGCGCCGAAAGCGAAGCGTTCCGAACACTACGTACCTCGCTGTCTTTGCAAGGGAGCGATTTCTCAAAGCTGGCGATTACAAGTTCTGAACCTGGCGATGGAAAGACAACTGTGATCGCCAACCTTGCGGTTACTTACGCTACCGCGGGAAAACGAACGCTATTGATCGATTGCGATCTTCGTAAGCCAGGCTTAACTCGTTTGTTCGATATGCGCGGACTCGGTGGCGTCTCACAACTGCTGACCCAAGCGGACGTTGTTGCACCGATTTGGGCGAACGAAGTCAAGGGAACGGGGATTCCCAACCTGTCGATCATTCCCGCCGGTCCGCGACCGCAAGACCCGACCGAATTGTTCTCCAGTTCCCATTTTGGCGAACTGTTGGCATG from Rosistilla oblonga includes the following:
- a CDS encoding nucleotide sugar dehydrogenase yields the protein MKNNYDELMQRIEQGTAYVGVLGLGYVGLPLIDAFSSAGFRCLGFDVDERKIESLESKKSYIKHIADEKITKWYSDANFSATVDASKLAETDALLICVPTPLDEARDPDLSFVESTARTIAAHLRPGQIVILESTTYPTTTRDVMVPILETSGLKAGVDFYVAYSPEREDPGNPTFSAAGIPKVVGGIDIPSRDLACALYNKAVAGTIPVDNCEIAEAAKVLENIYRAVNIALVNELKVLFDSMGIDVWSVINAAKTKPFGFQAFYPGPGLGGHCIPIDPFYLSWLARKQGLNTRFIELAGEVNSSMPTYVINRTSEFLNEVGKPIKGSKICMLGVAYKKDVDDPRESPSFTLMEILLQRGADLTYNDPHVPELPKMRHHDLPEMASQELTAEFLSQQDCVLIATDHSAYDYDFIVEHSSLIVDTRNATSGVKSGREKIRKA
- a CDS encoding polysaccharide biosynthesis tyrosine autokinase, whose product is MADAIHAALRFLRMLRRKKQYIAFSLLVTCALGAFYYLTADKVYEAKAQLLVTQTSPDMLNAGVSSNLTNDALVATHERLIESSVVLGGALDRIRKLDNELKIDLVGVSEEKWKDLLRSNLSASAARRTSIIELSYRSKSTLAARAVLEAVVESYLEFIDTSHKDVSVEIATILKDELREKEHDLKAKQEEWVQVSREAGDLGLRSGSNVVHPLVQRAVKMNDILVAAREKRLKLQASKVAVKHAIQTGGDLRQYLVELEPTIGRELMLNGLGMSPRFAQVNDQIEQKLLADRALLESQAKHLGPVHPKIQMLQQKIADSERYLAEYRAKINAANGPDQEQQLGDMLLSMISEALAETQANEEQLEREYAVAEAEAVTLNSRMTSLQLVENELQRLRNWHDTLLNQIANIDLQTEGGDIRVSVVGEPVASPGAVAPRLKIIGLLSIFAGCGIGIAIAYVTDLLEDRFQSPDELQEQVGVSVIAMIQSLNGSGEAGGQNLHMFTNPKSAESEAFRTLRTSLSLQGSDFSKLAITSSEPGDGKTTVIANLAVTYATAGKRTLLIDCDLRKPGLTRLFDMRGLGGVSQLLTQADVVAPIWANEVKGTGIPNLSIIPAGPRPQDPTELFSSSHFGELLAWAEANYDQVLVDCPPVVAASDAAIIGRFVDGLMMVVQPAKNHRKLVIRSVEQLGQLGVQLTGIILNRVDDSVSGGQFGYGYGYGYGYGYGYGDEEQDEAIDALPMEQTSTQSPHRKAA